A single region of the Streptomyces sp. NBC_00425 genome encodes:
- a CDS encoding cation:proton antiporter regulatory subunit gives MPAPRLRTTPLPGIGVQYDLVTREQRHLSVVAHRDGARTVNVYRTDDPDSCAQSVRLTTSEAGSLIDALMPSHHSASLLYTTDLGLVAERVEVAATSRWNGRLLGDTRMRTETGASIVAVLRRAEAIPSPAPDFRLAGGDTLIVIGTREGVDAAAAVLGRE, from the coding sequence GTGCCTGCTCCACGCCTCCGGACGACTCCGCTGCCAGGCATCGGAGTCCAGTACGACCTCGTGACACGGGAGCAGCGGCACCTGTCGGTCGTGGCGCACCGCGACGGCGCCCGTACCGTCAACGTGTACCGGACCGACGACCCCGACTCCTGCGCCCAGTCCGTGCGGCTGACCACCTCCGAGGCAGGCTCGCTGATCGACGCGCTGATGCCGTCCCACCACAGCGCGAGCCTGCTGTACACGACGGATCTGGGGCTGGTCGCCGAGCGCGTCGAGGTGGCGGCGACCTCACGCTGGAACGGGCGGCTGCTGGGCGACACCCGGATGCGCACCGAGACCGGCGCCTCCATCGTGGCGGTGCTGCGGCGGGCCGAGGCCATTCCGTCCCCGGCGCCCGACTTCCGTCTCGCGGGGGGCGACACGCTCATCGTCATCGGCACCCGCGAGGGTGTGGACGCGGCCGCGGCCGTCCTCGGGCGGGAGTGA
- a CDS encoding response regulator codes for MTDDAPPATPSAGPVAAASPTRVLLADDHTLVRRGVRLILDGEPDLTVVAEAGDGAEAVERARAGDVDLAVLDVAMPRMTGLQAARELSRRLPDLPILILTMYDNEQYFFEALKAGAGGYVLKSVADRDLVEACRAVVRDEPFIYPGAERALVRSYLDRLHRGDDVGGLPERPITEREEEILKLVAEGHTSREIGALLFISAKTVERHRANLLQKLGMRDRLELTRYAIRAGLIDP; via the coding sequence ATGACGGACGACGCCCCGCCGGCCACCCCGTCGGCCGGACCTGTCGCAGCGGCCTCGCCCACGCGCGTGCTGCTGGCCGACGATCACACTCTCGTGCGCAGGGGAGTACGGCTCATCCTGGACGGTGAGCCCGATCTCACGGTGGTCGCCGAGGCCGGTGACGGGGCGGAGGCGGTCGAGCGGGCCCGCGCGGGGGACGTCGACCTGGCCGTCCTCGATGTGGCCATGCCCCGGATGACCGGTCTGCAGGCGGCCCGCGAACTCTCCCGGCGCCTCCCGGACCTGCCCATCCTCATCCTCACGATGTACGACAACGAGCAGTACTTCTTCGAGGCCCTCAAGGCGGGCGCCGGCGGGTACGTCCTGAAGTCGGTCGCCGACCGGGACCTGGTCGAGGCGTGCCGGGCGGTCGTGCGCGACGAGCCGTTCATCTACCCGGGCGCGGAGCGGGCCCTCGTCCGCTCCTACCTGGACCGGCTGCACCGCGGCGACGACGTGGGCGGCCTGCCCGAGCGGCCCATCACCGAGCGCGAGGAGGAGATCCTCAAGCTCGTCGCGGAGGGCCACACCTCCCGGGAGATCGGCGCCCTGCTGTTCATCAGCGCCAAGACGGTCGAACGGCACCGCGCCAACCTGCTGCAGAAGCTCGGCATGCGCGACCGGCTGGAGCTGACCCGCTACGCGATCCGCGCCGGCCTCATCGACCCCTGA
- a CDS encoding sensor histidine kinase, whose protein sequence is MRTRLLPLLIVLMAAVLLALGVPLAISVAGAEQQRVVVDRIDDTARFAALAQFVTVSSGADDPTSASTNERRETLSRELASYYDVYGIRAGVFYSTDTPMAHAPRDWYLPASGEVRDAFEEASLSRRSHDPRQVWPWQRNRLVVASPVIRDGDVVAVVVTDSPTGPMRSRILHGWLVIGAGEAAAMLLAIGAALRLTGWVLRPVRVLDATTHEIASGRLKSRVAVAGGPPELRRLAGAFNEMADNVEDVLEQQRAFVADASHQLRNPLAALLLRIELLGYELPEGNEEIASVQHEGRRLAQVLDDLLDLALAEHAEADLRVTDIGALAAERVAAWAPTATAKGVRLVGDCPPTTAWADPVTLSSALDAVIDNAVKFTPEGESVEVTVTADGETSSVVVTDNGPGLTDEELTRVGDRFWRSGRHQNVKGSGLGLSISRALLAAGGGSLSYAHHEPSGLTATVSVPRSPTS, encoded by the coding sequence TTGCGTACGCGTCTGCTGCCGCTCCTCATCGTCCTGATGGCGGCCGTGCTGCTGGCCCTCGGGGTGCCGCTGGCCATCAGCGTGGCGGGCGCCGAGCAGCAGCGGGTGGTCGTCGACCGCATCGACGACACCGCGCGCTTCGCGGCGCTCGCCCAGTTCGTCACCGTCTCCTCGGGCGCGGACGACCCGACGTCGGCGTCCACGAACGAGCGACGCGAGACGCTCAGCCGGGAACTCGCCAGCTACTACGACGTCTACGGCATTCGCGCCGGAGTCTTCTACAGCACCGACACCCCCATGGCTCATGCCCCGCGCGACTGGTACCTCCCCGCATCGGGCGAGGTGCGGGACGCGTTCGAGGAGGCCTCGCTCAGCCGTCGCAGCCACGATCCCCGGCAGGTGTGGCCGTGGCAGCGCAACCGGCTCGTCGTCGCGTCGCCGGTCATCCGGGACGGCGACGTCGTCGCGGTCGTCGTCACCGACTCGCCCACCGGGCCGATGCGGTCGCGGATCCTGCACGGCTGGCTGGTGATCGGAGCCGGAGAGGCCGCAGCGATGCTGCTGGCGATCGGCGCCGCCCTGCGGCTGACCGGCTGGGTGCTGCGGCCGGTGCGCGTCCTGGACGCCACCACGCACGAGATCGCGAGCGGCCGTCTGAAGTCGCGGGTCGCGGTGGCCGGCGGGCCGCCGGAACTCAGGAGGCTGGCCGGCGCGTTCAACGAGATGGCGGACAACGTCGAGGACGTGCTGGAGCAGCAGCGTGCCTTCGTCGCCGACGCCTCACACCAGTTGCGCAACCCGCTGGCCGCCCTGCTGCTGCGCATCGAACTGCTGGGCTACGAGCTCCCGGAGGGCAACGAGGAGATCGCCTCCGTCCAACACGAGGGCAGACGTCTCGCGCAGGTCCTGGACGACCTGCTGGACCTGGCCCTCGCCGAGCACGCCGAGGCCGACCTGCGGGTCACCGACATCGGCGCGCTGGCCGCCGAGCGGGTCGCCGCCTGGGCGCCCACCGCCACGGCCAAGGGCGTCCGGCTGGTGGGCGACTGCCCGCCCACCACGGCCTGGGCCGACCCGGTGACGCTGTCCAGCGCACTCGACGCGGTGATCGACAACGCGGTGAAGTTCACCCCCGAGGGGGAGAGCGTCGAGGTCACGGTCACCGCCGACGGCGAGACCTCCTCGGTCGTCGTCACCGACAACGGGCCGGGGCTGACCGACGAGGAACTCACGCGTGTGGGCGACCGTTTCTGGCGCAGCGGCCGCCACCAGAACGTCAAGGGCTCGGGACTCGGCCTGTCCATCTCCCGCGCCCTGCTCGCCGCGGGCGGCGGCTCCCTGTCGTACGCCCACCACGAGCCGAGCGGACTGACGGCGACAGTGTCGGTACCCCGGTCGCCGACGTCGTAG
- the miaB gene encoding tRNA (N6-isopentenyl adenosine(37)-C2)-methylthiotransferase MiaB gives MTSSSDRSLAVDAPAPKSYEIRTYGCQMNVHDSERLSGLLEEAGYVRAPEGSDGDADVVVFNTCAVRENADNRLYGNLGRLAPRKASRPGMQIAVGGCLAQKDRDTIVKKAPWVDVVFGTHNIGKLPVLLERARVQEEAQVEIAESLEAFPSTLPTRRESAYAAWVSISVGCNNTCTFCIVPALRGKEKDRRTGDILAEIEALVGEGVSEITLLGQNVNAYGSDIGDREAFSKLLRACGAIEGLERVRFTSPHPRDFTDDVIAAMAETPNVMPQLHMPLQSGSDTVLKAMRRSYRQERYLGIIEKVRASIPHAAITTDIIVGFPGETEEDFEQTLHAVREARFAQAFTFQYSKRPGTPAATMEDQIPKEVVQARYERLVALQEEISWEENKKQVGRTLELMVAEGEGRKDGATHRLSGRAPDNRLVHFTKPEQEVRPGDVVTVEVTYAAPHHLLAEGAVLGVRRTRAGGAWEKRTAEKAAKPAGVMLGLPKVGAPEPVPAAAATGCGCD, from the coding sequence ATGACCAGCAGCAGTGACCGGAGCCTCGCCGTGGACGCGCCCGCACCCAAGAGCTACGAAATCCGCACTTACGGGTGCCAGATGAACGTCCATGACTCCGAGCGATTGTCCGGACTGCTCGAGGAGGCCGGGTACGTACGCGCCCCCGAGGGGTCGGACGGCGACGCGGACGTCGTCGTCTTCAACACCTGCGCGGTGCGTGAGAACGCCGACAACCGGCTCTACGGCAACCTCGGCCGGCTGGCGCCGCGCAAGGCGAGCCGGCCCGGGATGCAGATCGCGGTCGGCGGCTGCCTGGCGCAGAAGGACCGCGACACCATCGTCAAGAAGGCGCCCTGGGTGGACGTCGTCTTCGGCACGCACAACATCGGCAAGCTCCCGGTGCTGCTGGAACGCGCACGCGTGCAGGAAGAGGCGCAGGTCGAGATCGCCGAGTCGCTCGAGGCCTTCCCCTCCACGCTCCCCACGCGACGCGAGAGCGCCTACGCGGCCTGGGTGTCCATCTCCGTCGGCTGCAACAACACCTGCACCTTCTGCATCGTCCCGGCGCTGCGCGGCAAGGAGAAGGACCGGCGCACCGGCGACATCCTCGCCGAGATCGAGGCGCTGGTCGGCGAGGGCGTCAGCGAGATCACCCTGCTCGGCCAGAACGTCAACGCCTACGGCTCCGACATCGGCGACCGCGAGGCTTTCAGCAAGCTGTTGCGCGCGTGCGGCGCGATCGAGGGCCTGGAGCGCGTCCGCTTCACCTCCCCGCACCCGCGTGACTTCACCGACGACGTCATCGCCGCCATGGCCGAGACGCCCAACGTGATGCCGCAGCTGCACATGCCGCTGCAGTCCGGCTCGGACACGGTCCTGAAGGCGATGCGCCGCTCCTACCGGCAGGAGCGTTACCTCGGGATCATCGAGAAGGTGCGCGCCTCCATCCCGCACGCCGCGATCACCACCGACATCATCGTGGGCTTCCCCGGCGAGACCGAGGAGGACTTCGAGCAGACGCTGCACGCGGTGCGCGAGGCCCGGTTCGCGCAGGCCTTCACCTTCCAGTACTCCAAGCGCCCCGGCACGCCGGCCGCGACGATGGAGGACCAGATCCCCAAGGAGGTCGTGCAGGCGCGCTACGAGCGCCTCGTGGCCCTCCAGGAGGAGATCTCCTGGGAGGAGAACAAGAAGCAGGTCGGCCGCACCCTGGAGCTGATGGTCGCCGAGGGCGAGGGCCGTAAGGACGGCGCCACCCACCGCCTCTCCGGCCGCGCCCCCGACAACCGTCTGGTGCACTTCACCAAGCCGGAGCAGGAGGTCCGCCCCGGCGACGTCGTGACCGTGGAGGTCACCTACGCGGCCCCGCACCACCTCCTCGCCGAGGGCGCCGTCCTCGGCGTGCGCCGCACGCGCGCGGGAGGCGCCTGGGAGAAGCGCACCGCCGAGAAGGCTGCGAAACCGGCGGGCGTGATGCTGGGTCTGCCGAAGGTCGGCGCCCCGGAGCCGGTGCCGGCGGCTGCGGCGACCGGCTGCGGCTGCGACTGA
- a CDS encoding HAMP domain-containing sensor histidine kinase, whose product MSLFWRIFVLNAVALVVAAALLLGPVTVSTPILPGEVLVVVAGLAALLTVNAVVLRIGLAPLARLGRAMADADLLHPGARAEVAGPVETAQLITTYNAMLDRLEAERAASAAGALSAQERERHRVARELHDEVGQTLTAVLLQLKRVADRAPAELREELGQAQEATRAGLDEIRRIARRLRPGVLDELGLLSALRSLAGEFTAHGLTVRHDLGRGLPPLTEETELVLYRVAQEALTNTARHSGADRADLRLRPVPGGVELLVRDNGAGLGPAAGEGAGVRGMRERALLIGASLTVSSSANGVCGGDSGGAGGGRANGVGGGTDVRLRAAADTGRGEPAGRRGSVDPSVLVDRAEPAHPAAPVGRAQTPAPRGGRR is encoded by the coding sequence ATGTCCCTGTTCTGGCGGATCTTCGTCCTCAACGCGGTGGCCCTGGTCGTGGCGGCCGCGCTGCTCCTGGGTCCGGTCACCGTTTCCACGCCCATACTCCCGGGCGAGGTCCTCGTCGTGGTCGCGGGTCTGGCCGCCCTGCTGACCGTCAACGCGGTCGTCCTGCGCATCGGCCTGGCCCCGCTCGCCCGGCTCGGCCGTGCCATGGCCGACGCCGACCTGCTGCATCCCGGAGCCCGTGCCGAGGTCGCGGGACCGGTGGAGACGGCCCAGCTGATCACCACGTACAACGCCATGCTTGACCGGCTGGAGGCCGAGCGCGCCGCCAGTGCGGCAGGGGCTCTGTCCGCCCAGGAGCGCGAGCGTCACCGCGTCGCCCGGGAACTGCACGACGAGGTCGGCCAGACCCTGACTGCCGTGCTGCTCCAGCTGAAGCGCGTCGCCGACCGGGCCCCGGCGGAACTGCGCGAGGAACTGGGCCAGGCACAGGAGGCCACCCGAGCCGGTCTCGACGAGATCCGCCGCATCGCCCGCCGACTGCGGCCCGGCGTCCTCGACGAGCTCGGCCTGCTCAGCGCGCTGCGCTCACTCGCCGGCGAGTTCACCGCGCACGGACTGACGGTGCGCCACGATCTGGGCCGCGGCCTCCCCCCACTGACCGAGGAGACGGAACTGGTGCTCTACCGGGTGGCGCAGGAAGCACTCACCAACACCGCGCGGCACTCCGGCGCCGACCGCGCCGATCTCCGCCTGCGCCCGGTCCCGGGCGGCGTCGAGCTCCTGGTGCGGGACAACGGCGCGGGCCTGGGCCCGGCCGCCGGGGAGGGCGCCGGGGTCCGCGGGATGCGGGAACGGGCCCTGCTGATCGGAGCGAGCCTTACCGTCTCGTCGTCGGCGAACGGCGTCTGCGGCGGTGACTCGGGCGGCGCCGGCGGCGGTCGCGCGAACGGCGTGGGCGGCGGGACGGACGTACGGCTGCGGGCGGCGGCGGACACCGGCCGGGGGGAACCCGCCGGCCGCAGGGGATCCGTCGATCCTTCGGTGCTCGTCGACCGGGCGGAGCCGGCACACCCGGCAGCGCCGGTCGGCCGGGCGCAGACCCCGGCCCCTCGTGGAGGCCGCCGATGA
- a CDS encoding cation:proton antiporter, translating into MHSAVLLIEFGSIILGLGLLGRFAARFQFSPIPLYLLAGLAFGEGGLLPLGASEEFVATGAEIGVILLLLMLGLEYTASDLVSNLKAHHPSGLVDCALNAVPGAVAALLLGWGPVAAVVLAGVTWISSSGVIAKVLGDLGRVGNRETPVILSVLVLEDLAMAVYLPIVTALVAGVGLAAGSVTLAIALGVAGLVLFAAVRYGRVISRFVSSDDPEKLLLVVLGLTILVAGVAQQLQVSAAVGAFLVGIALSGEVAEGAHTLLSPLRDLFAAVFFVFFGLHTDPASIPPVLAPALALAVVTAATKIATGYWAARRAGISVKGRWRAGGALVARGEFSIVIAGLAVTAGIEPSLGPLATAYVLILVIVGPLTARYTEPLATRWSRRGRSGADSAPTHVPEPRPQTRVGD; encoded by the coding sequence GTGCACTCCGCAGTCCTGCTGATCGAGTTCGGTTCCATCATCCTCGGGCTGGGGCTGCTCGGCCGGTTCGCGGCCCGTTTCCAGTTCTCGCCGATCCCGCTCTATCTGCTGGCCGGCCTGGCCTTCGGCGAGGGCGGGCTGCTGCCGCTCGGCGCGAGCGAGGAGTTCGTCGCCACCGGCGCCGAGATCGGCGTCATCCTGTTGCTGCTGATGCTCGGCCTGGAGTACACGGCGAGCGATCTGGTCTCCAACCTCAAGGCCCACCATCCCTCCGGTCTCGTCGACTGCGCCCTCAACGCCGTGCCGGGCGCGGTCGCCGCGCTGCTGCTCGGCTGGGGGCCGGTGGCGGCCGTGGTGCTTGCGGGCGTCACCTGGATATCGTCGTCCGGAGTGATCGCCAAGGTGCTCGGCGACCTGGGCCGGGTCGGCAACCGGGAGACGCCGGTGATCCTCAGCGTGCTGGTCCTGGAGGACCTGGCCATGGCCGTCTACCTGCCCATCGTCACCGCCCTGGTGGCCGGGGTCGGGCTGGCGGCCGGCAGTGTGACGCTGGCGATCGCGCTGGGCGTCGCCGGCCTCGTGCTCTTCGCCGCGGTGCGCTACGGGCGGGTCATCTCCCGTTTCGTGTCCAGCGACGATCCGGAGAAGCTGCTCCTGGTGGTACTGGGGCTGACGATCCTGGTCGCCGGGGTGGCGCAGCAATTGCAGGTGTCGGCGGCGGTGGGGGCGTTCCTGGTGGGCATCGCGCTCTCGGGGGAGGTCGCCGAGGGCGCGCACACCCTGCTCAGCCCGCTGCGCGACCTGTTCGCCGCGGTCTTCTTCGTCTTCTTCGGCCTGCACACCGACCCGGCGAGCATCCCGCCCGTTCTCGCTCCGGCCCTCGCCCTGGCGGTCGTCACCGCCGCCACGAAGATCGCCACCGGCTACTGGGCGGCCCGGCGCGCCGGGATCTCGGTCAAGGGACGGTGGCGGGCGGGCGGTGCGCTGGTGGCCCGCGGGGAGTTCTCGATCGTCATCGCCGGTCTTGCGGTCACGGCGGGTATCGAGCCGTCGCTCGGCCCGCTGGCGACGGCGTACGTGCTGATCCTGGTCATCGTCGGCCCCCTCACCGCCCGCTACACGGAACCCCTGGCGACCCGCTGGTCCCGGCGCGGACGATCCGGCGCGGACAGCGCGCCGACGCACGTGCCCGAGCCGCGCCCGCAGACCCGGGTGGGTGACTGA
- a CDS encoding TAXI family TRAP transporter solute-binding subunit, which produces MSPSFSRIGRRRALQGTAAGVVVLGLLLWWLLPLGEEPPSGSITLNTGTTSGVYYAYGTQLRTALAKDMPDLDVNLSTSNGSPENVARVAAGEADFAIAAADAVQTYETQHPGPAARLRGVARLYDDYVQLVVARDSDIRSIADLRGRTVATGLPRSGVRLIAERVLKAAGLDPAKDIKAVERGIDTGPEQLKQGKIDAFFWSGGVPTAGLEKLADGFTFRFVPISPELVAKMHDQDDSTGYYRATNMPESAYPTIQNGSTVATIAVSNLLITRTDVDPRLTEWVTRTVIRSRDLIGAHVHSAQLVDLRTAIYTDPLTLHTGARRYYRSVKP; this is translated from the coding sequence ATGTCCCCGTCGTTCTCCCGCATCGGCAGGCGCCGCGCCTTGCAGGGCACGGCCGCCGGCGTCGTCGTCCTCGGGCTGCTGCTGTGGTGGCTGCTGCCACTGGGCGAGGAGCCGCCGAGCGGTTCGATCACCCTCAACACGGGCACGACGAGCGGCGTCTACTACGCGTACGGCACCCAGCTGCGCACCGCGCTCGCCAAGGACATGCCCGACCTGGACGTGAACCTGTCCACCAGCAACGGGTCGCCGGAGAACGTCGCGCGCGTGGCGGCGGGCGAGGCCGACTTCGCCATCGCCGCGGCCGACGCCGTACAGACGTACGAGACGCAGCATCCCGGCCCCGCCGCCCGGCTGCGCGGGGTGGCCCGGCTGTACGACGACTACGTCCAGCTCGTGGTGGCACGTGACTCGGACATCCGGTCGATCGCGGACCTGCGGGGCAGGACGGTGGCGACGGGTCTGCCCCGGTCCGGCGTACGGCTGATCGCCGAGCGGGTCCTCAAGGCGGCGGGCCTGGACCCGGCCAAGGACATCAAGGCGGTGGAGCGGGGCATCGACACCGGCCCCGAGCAGCTCAAGCAGGGGAAGATCGACGCGTTCTTCTGGTCGGGAGGGGTGCCGACGGCCGGACTGGAGAAGCTGGCCGACGGGTTCACCTTCCGGTTCGTGCCGATCAGCCCCGAGCTCGTCGCCAAGATGCACGACCAGGACGACTCCACGGGCTACTACCGGGCGACGAACATGCCCGAGTCGGCCTACCCCACCATCCAGAACGGCTCCACCGTGGCGACGATCGCCGTGTCCAACCTGCTGATCACCCGCACCGACGTCGACCCCCGGCTCACCGAGTGGGTCACCCGTACCGTCATCAGGAGCCGTGACCTCATCGGCGCGCACGTGCACTCCGCCCAACTGGTCGACCTGCGCACGGCCATCTACACCGACCCGCTCACACTGCACACGGGCGCCCGGCGCTACTACCGCTCCGTCAAGCCGTAG
- a CDS encoding MazG nucleotide pyrophosphohydrolase domain-containing protein, whose amino-acid sequence MSSSPAHLVREFHRAFGLDARGTPTRVSPGLAAQRRDLLAEEAAEVAEVSVGGPLDRLAHELADVVYVAYGTALVHGIDLDAVLAEVHRSNMTKLGPDGRIDRRADGKVLKGEHYEAPDVSAVLRRQGWTDGAA is encoded by the coding sequence ATGAGTTCCTCGCCCGCCCACCTGGTCCGTGAGTTCCACCGCGCCTTCGGGCTCGACGCCCGGGGCACTCCGACGCGGGTGTCACCCGGGCTGGCCGCCCAGCGCCGGGATCTGCTCGCCGAGGAGGCCGCGGAGGTCGCCGAGGTGTCGGTCGGCGGTCCGCTGGACCGGCTGGCGCACGAGTTGGCCGACGTCGTCTATGTCGCGTACGGCACGGCCCTGGTGCACGGGATCGACCTCGACGCGGTGCTCGCCGAGGTCCACCGGTCCAATATGACCAAGCTGGGTCCCGACGGCAGGATCGACCGCCGCGCCGACGGCAAGGTCCTCAAGGGCGAGCACTACGAGGCCCCGGACGTGTCCGCGGTCCTGCGCCGCCAGGGGTGGACCGACGGCGCGGCGTGA
- a CDS encoding class III extradiol dioxygenase subunit B-like domain-containing protein, producing MLVAAAVCPCPPLLVPEVAAGAAPELDPVRTACSDALAVLAAARADRLVVVGPAGQSGRGPHPEGARGSFRGFGVDLAVRLGRGGADTPAGRELPPSLAVAAWLLERAGWSGAPVEGLGVGESLAAERCFEAGRQIGGAAGRVALLVMGDGSACRTLKAPGYLDERAAPFDGAVARALGTADVEALEALDAELAYELKAAGRAPWQVLAGAAGGTEPAGALLYDDAPYGVGYFVATWS from the coding sequence ATGCTTGTCGCTGCCGCAGTCTGCCCCTGCCCGCCGCTCCTCGTGCCCGAGGTCGCCGCGGGCGCCGCGCCCGAACTGGACCCCGTGCGCACCGCCTGCTCCGACGCGCTGGCCGTGCTGGCGGCCGCGCGCGCGGACCGGCTCGTGGTCGTCGGGCCCGCCGGGCAGTCGGGACGCGGCCCGCACCCCGAGGGGGCCCGGGGTTCGTTCCGGGGCTTCGGAGTGGATCTCGCCGTCCGGCTGGGCCGCGGCGGCGCGGACACGCCCGCCGGACGCGAGCTGCCCCCGTCCCTCGCCGTGGCGGCCTGGCTGCTCGAACGGGCCGGCTGGTCGGGCGCCCCCGTGGAGGGTCTCGGCGTGGGCGAGTCGCTCGCGGCCGAGCGGTGCTTCGAGGCCGGCCGGCAGATCGGCGGCGCGGCGGGGCGGGTCGCGCTCCTGGTGATGGGTGACGGCAGTGCGTGCCGGACGCTGAAGGCCCCGGGTTACCTCGACGAGCGCGCCGCGCCGTTCGACGGGGCGGTCGCCCGGGCGCTCGGCACGGCGGACGTCGAGGCCCTCGAGGCGCTGGACGCCGAGCTGGCGTACGAGCTCAAGGCGGCGGGCCGGGCGCCCTGGCAGGTGCTGGCGGGCGCCGCCGGGGGCACGGAACCGGCCGGCGCCCTGCTGTACGACGACGCGCCGTACGGCGTGGGGTACTTCGTCGCGACCTGGTCGTAG